Genomic window (Gemmatimonadaceae bacterium):
CCGCGAGCGGCAATCCCTTGTCGACGCGAAGCGTGACGCCCACGTCTTCGCGCCCCGCGAGACGAAGAACCTCGAGCGCCGCGAGTCCGCTGGAGTGCATTTCCGCGTCGCGCGGCAGGCGAGGATCTCCCGCCTCCTCGATCCAGACGCCAGGCGCGCCGTCGACGCGCGCTTCGACCGAGTCGCCGATACCAGTGAGCGCGCAGCCGAGAATGTCGAGCCCGGGACCCATGTTGCCGACTCCTCCGGGCGCGAACGCGCGAACCTTCGTCCGCGGGTTCGCACCCACGATCGCTTCGTTCATGCTTGATTCAAGTCTCCGTCATGCGGAACGACAAGTGCTCGTCGTGCGCGTATTTTCTCTGCGTGTCTGAAACCACCGGAACCCGAGCGTCCGTCGCGCTCAAGACCGAGGGCCGCGCGCGCTCCGGCGGGCTCGCCGCGCGTTCGGCGCTCGGCACGTTCGCCCTCGTCTTCGTGCTGTTCTTCTGCACGTCGGGCGGACCGTACACGACCGAGACGCTGATTCACCGAGTCGGTCCGGGGCTCGGGTTGCTCATCCTGATTCTCGTTCCGCTCGTCTGGTCGCTGCCCGAGGTTCTCATCGTCGGCGAGCTGGCGAGCATGATGCCGGAAGAGGGCGGCTACTACCGGTGGGTCGATCGCGCGTTCGGACGCTTTTGGGCGTTCCAGAACGGATGGCTGACGTGGATGTACTCGCTCGTCGACATGGCGATCTACCCGGTGCTGTTCAACCAATACTTGACACACTTCGTCCCCGGCATCGACGCACGCTTCGAGTGGGTCGTGTCGCTCATCGTCATCTGGGGCGCGACGGCGATCAATCTGCGCGGGTCGGTTCGGGTAGGACGCGCGTCCGTGCTCGCGGGGGCGTTCATCGTCGTCGGCTTCGTCGCCGTCGCGCTCAGTGCGCTGCCCAACGCGTCGCACATTCCGTGGCGCCCGTTCGCCGCGCCCGAAGGCGGCGGGGTGAGCGGCCTCGCCGTCGGCATCTCGATCGCGCTCTGGAACTACATCGGCTGGGACAACGCGTCGACGGTCGGCGGAGAGATGCGGGATGCGTCGCGCGGCTACCCGCGGGCCCTCGCGTTCGCGCTTCCACTCGTCGCGTTCATCTATCTCGTTCCGTTGCTCACGACGTTGGCGGCCACCGACTGGACGACGTGGGAAGACGGCGGCTGGCCGGCCATCGCCGCGGCCGCGGGGCACGGCCGCGTTGGAGTGTTCCTCGGCGCCTGGGTCGGAATCGGCGGCATGGTGAGCGCGCTGGCGTTGTTCAACGCGTTGCTGATGTCGTACTCGCGAATTCCCTTCGTCATGGCGCAGGATCGATTGCTGCCGTCGCCGCTTGCCCGCGCTGACTCGCGCGGCACGCCGCGCACGGCCGTGGTGGCGTCGGCAGTGCTGTACTCGATTTTCGTGCTCGCGCCGTTCGGCGAGCTGGTGATCGCCGACGTGCTTCTGTACTCGCTCGCGCTCTTTCTCGAGTTCGGCGCGCTGGTGCGTTTGCGCCGCACGGAGCCGGATCTTCGCGGCTACTTCCGCATTCCGTTGGGTCGGCGCGGAGTGTCGGTGTTGGCCGGTATCCCGATGCTGGTACTCGTCGGCGTGATCGCGATCTCGTTCATGGACGGCGAGTACGGTATCAAGGCCGTACTCGCCGCGGGTGTGGCGATCGCGCTCGGGCCGATCATGTTCTCACTCGCGTCGCGCGGAAAGGCACAAGAAGCCGTGCCGCGGTGAACGCAGGTGGGGCACGGGTCGATCACGGCTTCTTGTAGACCGTCCCGCCTTTCATCACGAAGTCGACACTGCTCAATGCCATGATGTCCTTCGTCGGGTCGCCCTTCACGGCGATGAGATCGGCGAAGAGTCCGGTCTTCACGGCGCCGATGCGATTCTCCCAGTGGAGCATCTTGGCGTCGTTCACCGTCGCCGCGCGCAACGCCTGAAGCGGCGTGAGACCGTTGGTCACCAGTCCTTCGACTTCCTTGGCGTTGTCGCCGTGCGCGAGCGGACCCGAGTCGGCGCCGTTGCAGATCATCACGCCCGCGTCGAGCGCGTACTTCAAAACGGCCGCCTTGTTTCGGCCTCCCACGGACACCGTCGGTACGTAGCACACGCCGTGTTCGGCCATGAGCTTGAAGACGTCGGGCGTGCCGTTGTCGCCATGCTCGATCGTCGCGACGCCGGCCAATACCGCACGGCGCATGCCTTCGGCCGTCGTCGCGTGCGCGGCGACCGATCGACCCGAGCTCTTGGCCGCACTCACGGCCGCGTTGAATTCTTCCTGCGTCGGCCCCGGCATCGTTTCGCCGTTCGGACCCCAGCGGTAGTCGGCGTAGATCTTGATCCAATCGGCGCCGTGTTTGATCTGATCGCGCACGACGCGCGTGAATCCCTCGGGTCCGTTCGCTTCTTCGGCGCCCTGAGGAATCGCGTCCATGTACTCGGTGGCGAAGTTCTTCGGCGCGTACTGCCCCGTGACGACGATGGCGCGAGTGACGACCTGCATGCGCGGGCCGGGAATGATCCCTTGATTGATCGCTTGCTTGAGACCCACGTCGGCGTAGCCGGCGCCCTCCGTACCCAGATCGCGAACCGTCGTGAAGCCCGCCATCAGTGTGGCGCGAGCGTGATTCACCGCGCGCGCGACGCGCAACGCTTCCGACTCGTGGAGCACCTGGTCGTCCCACGGCGTCTCGTTGTACGGATGGAGAAGCAAGTGTGAATGCCCTTCGACGAGTCCCGGCAGCAGCGTCGTACCGGGGAGCGTGATGGTCACGGCATCGGGCGGCGCGGACACCTGACTCCGCGGTCCGACCGCGTCGATGGTATCGCCGCGGACGAGCACGACCCAGCCGTCGTGCGGCGCGTCGGCGACCGCATCCCAAACGCGATCGGGCACCAGGAGCGTCGGCGGTCCGGAAGGGCGAGCCGTGGCTCCGCCGCGTCCGCCGCGGCCTTGTGCGGAGGCCAGCACTGGAAAAACGACGACAACGGCGGCGAGCAGGAAAGAGCGATGCATGATTTGGTGTTTGTGAATGAGGCGGATCGATACGATCTACTTCTTGCCGTGCGAGCGTTCAACGGGAAACCGCGCGGCCGTCCAGGCGTCCATGCCGCCCTTCAACGTCGCGACGTTCGTAAAACCTTTTGCCTGCAGCATGCTCGCCGCGATCGACGCGCGGGTACCGCCCTGACAGTGAATCGCGATTGGAAGGTCGCGCGGGAGATCGTCGCTGGCGTTGGGCAGGTCACCGAGAAAGAGATGTCGCGCGTTCGGGATGTGGCCCGCGTCCCACTCGGCGGCCCCGCGCACGTCGATCACCGTTCTGTGGTTCGCCGTTGTCACGTCGGCCAGATCCACTTGCTCGACGTTCGCCAGACGGTCGGTCGCGGCCCACTCGCTCCGCGCGGCGCGTCCGGCCCACCCCACGACGCGATCGAACCCGATCAGCGCCAGCATCCGCCGCGCGTTCTCGACGCGAGTTGGTTCGTCGGCAAGAAGGACGATGTCCTGCGCAGGGCCGATCAGCGTCCCGGCCCACGTCGCGAACGACGTCCCGAAAGGGATCGACA
Coding sequences:
- a CDS encoding APC family permease yields the protein MSETTGTRASVALKTEGRARSGGLAARSALGTFALVFVLFFCTSGGPYTTETLIHRVGPGLGLLILILVPLVWSLPEVLIVGELASMMPEEGGYYRWVDRAFGRFWAFQNGWLTWMYSLVDMAIYPVLFNQYLTHFVPGIDARFEWVVSLIVIWGATAINLRGSVRVGRASVLAGAFIVVGFVAVALSALPNASHIPWRPFAAPEGGGVSGLAVGISIALWNYIGWDNASTVGGEMRDASRGYPRALAFALPLVAFIYLVPLLTTLAATDWTTWEDGGWPAIAAAAGHGRVGVFLGAWVGIGGMVSALALFNALLMSYSRIPFVMAQDRLLPSPLARADSRGTPRTAVVASAVLYSIFVLAPFGELVIADVLLYSLALFLEFGALVRLRRTEPDLRGYFRIPLGRRGVSVLAGIPMLVLVGVIAISFMDGEYGIKAVLAAGVAIALGPIMFSLASRGKAQEAVPR
- a CDS encoding amidohydrolase family protein, producing MHRSFLLAAVVVVFPVLASAQGRGGRGGATARPSGPPTLLVPDRVWDAVADAPHDGWVVLVRGDTIDAVGPRSQVSAPPDAVTITLPGTTLLPGLVEGHSHLLLHPYNETPWDDQVLHESEALRVARAVNHARATLMAGFTTVRDLGTEGAGYADVGLKQAINQGIIPGPRMQVVTRAIVVTGQYAPKNFATEYMDAIPQGAEEANGPEGFTRVVRDQIKHGADWIKIYADYRWGPNGETMPGPTQEEFNAAVSAAKSSGRSVAAHATTAEGMRRAVLAGVATIEHGDNGTPDVFKLMAEHGVCYVPTVSVGGRNKAAVLKYALDAGVMICNGADSGPLAHGDNAKEVEGLVTNGLTPLQALRAATVNDAKMLHWENRIGAVKTGLFADLIAVKGDPTKDIMALSSVDFVMKGGTVYKKP